From Parasteatoda tepidariorum isolate YZ-2023 chromosome 1, CAS_Ptep_4.0, whole genome shotgun sequence, one genomic window encodes:
- the LOC107447571 gene encoding guanine nucleotide-binding protein G(q) subunit alpha isoform X1 yields MACCLSEAEKEQRRINQEIERRIRRDKLETPHELKLLLLGPGESGKSTFIKQMRIIHGLGYSDQDKKDFIIPVCQDVFRAMQSLIKAMVMLKIPYKDKKNLAHAELVRLVNCQTVTALDHQFVVAIKSLWADSGIQKCYDRRREYQLTDSAKYYLNDVDRLARPNYVPTLQDILRVRVPTTGVVEYTFNLDSVIFRMVDVGGQRSERRKWIHCFEDVTSLIFLVAISEYDQVLFESDYNENRMEESKALFKTVIAYQWFRNSSVILFLNKKDLLEEKILYSHLVDYFPEYNGPKKDATRAREFILKMFVDLNPDSEKSIYSHFTCATDEKNIRCVFAATKDFVFKRNLCEIGIM; encoded by the exons ATGGCCTGTTGCCTTAGTGAAGCGGAAAAGGAACAGAGAAGAATCAATCAAGAGATCGAAAGGCGAATTCGGAGAGACAAACTAGAGACTCCACATGAgcttaaattattactgttaG gTCCAGGAGAGTCTGGTAAAAGTACATTCATCAAACAAATGAGAATAATTCATGGATTAGGTTATTCAGATCAAgacaaaaaggattttattataCCTGTATGTCAAGATGTTTTTAGAGCCATGCAAAGTTTAATTAAAGCAATGGTTATGCTTAAAATACCCTACAAAGATAAGAAAAATCtg gccCATGCTGAACTTGTCAGATTAGTGAATTGTCAAACTGTTACTGCGCTTGATCACCAGTTTGTTGTAGCAATTAAATCATTGTGGGCAGATTCTGGTATTCAAAAATGCTATGATCGACGTAGAGAGTATCAGCTTACAGATTCAGCTAAATA ttaTCTGAATGATGTTGACAGATTGGCACGACCAAATTATGTTCCTACTTTACAAGATATTCTGAGGGTGAGAGTACCGACTACAGGTGTTGTagaatatacatttaatttagattctgttatatttag aatggTTGATGTTGGTGGACAAAGATCGGAAAGAAGAAAATGGATTCATTGTTTTGAAGATGTGACATCCTTGATTTTTCTAGTTGCTATAAGCGAATATGACCAAGTATTGTTTGAATCAGATTATaatgaa aatcgGATGGAAGAAAGTAAAGCATTGTTTAAAACAGTAATTGCATATCAGTGGTTTCGAAACtcatctgttattttatttctaaacaaaaaagatctgctagaagaaaaaattttatattctcacTTAGTAGATTATTTTCCAGAATATAATG gccCAAAGAAGGATGCTACTCGTGCTagagaatttatattaaaaatgtttgttgatttaaatccaGATAGTGAAAAGTCAATTTATTCACACTTTACTTGTGCTACAg aTGAAAAGAATATTAGGTGTGTTTTCGCAGCCACAAaagattttgtctttaaaaggaatttatgtGAGATTGGTATAATGTAA
- the LOC107447571 gene encoding guanine nucleotide-binding protein G(q) subunit alpha isoform X2, whose protein sequence is MSLNYYCPGESGKSTFIKQMRIIHGLGYSDQDKKDFIIPVCQDVFRAMQSLIKAMVMLKIPYKDKKNLAHAELVRLVNCQTVTALDHQFVVAIKSLWADSGIQKCYDRRREYQLTDSAKYYLNDVDRLARPNYVPTLQDILRVRVPTTGVVEYTFNLDSVIFRMVDVGGQRSERRKWIHCFEDVTSLIFLVAISEYDQVLFESDYNENRMEESKALFKTVIAYQWFRNSSVILFLNKKDLLEEKILYSHLVDYFPEYNGPKKDATRAREFILKMFVDLNPDSEKSIYSHFTCATDEKNIRCVFAATKDFVFKRNLCEIGIM, encoded by the exons ATGAgcttaaattattact gTCCAGGAGAGTCTGGTAAAAGTACATTCATCAAACAAATGAGAATAATTCATGGATTAGGTTATTCAGATCAAgacaaaaaggattttattataCCTGTATGTCAAGATGTTTTTAGAGCCATGCAAAGTTTAATTAAAGCAATGGTTATGCTTAAAATACCCTACAAAGATAAGAAAAATCtg gccCATGCTGAACTTGTCAGATTAGTGAATTGTCAAACTGTTACTGCGCTTGATCACCAGTTTGTTGTAGCAATTAAATCATTGTGGGCAGATTCTGGTATTCAAAAATGCTATGATCGACGTAGAGAGTATCAGCTTACAGATTCAGCTAAATA ttaTCTGAATGATGTTGACAGATTGGCACGACCAAATTATGTTCCTACTTTACAAGATATTCTGAGGGTGAGAGTACCGACTACAGGTGTTGTagaatatacatttaatttagattctgttatatttag aatggTTGATGTTGGTGGACAAAGATCGGAAAGAAGAAAATGGATTCATTGTTTTGAAGATGTGACATCCTTGATTTTTCTAGTTGCTATAAGCGAATATGACCAAGTATTGTTTGAATCAGATTATaatgaa aatcgGATGGAAGAAAGTAAAGCATTGTTTAAAACAGTAATTGCATATCAGTGGTTTCGAAACtcatctgttattttatttctaaacaaaaaagatctgctagaagaaaaaattttatattctcacTTAGTAGATTATTTTCCAGAATATAATG gccCAAAGAAGGATGCTACTCGTGCTagagaatttatattaaaaatgtttgttgatttaaatccaGATAGTGAAAAGTCAATTTATTCACACTTTACTTGTGCTACAg aTGAAAAGAATATTAGGTGTGTTTTCGCAGCCACAAaagattttgtctttaaaaggaatttatgtGAGATTGGTATAATGTAA
- the LOC107447571 gene encoding guanine nucleotide-binding protein G(q) subunit alpha isoform X3 has translation MRIIHGLGYSDQDKKDFIIPVCQDVFRAMQSLIKAMVMLKIPYKDKKNLAHAELVRLVNCQTVTALDHQFVVAIKSLWADSGIQKCYDRRREYQLTDSAKYYLNDVDRLARPNYVPTLQDILRVRVPTTGVVEYTFNLDSVIFRMVDVGGQRSERRKWIHCFEDVTSLIFLVAISEYDQVLFESDYNENRMEESKALFKTVIAYQWFRNSSVILFLNKKDLLEEKILYSHLVDYFPEYNGPKKDATRAREFILKMFVDLNPDSEKSIYSHFTCATDEKNIRCVFAATKDFVFKRNLCEIGIM, from the exons ATGAGAATAATTCATGGATTAGGTTATTCAGATCAAgacaaaaaggattttattataCCTGTATGTCAAGATGTTTTTAGAGCCATGCAAAGTTTAATTAAAGCAATGGTTATGCTTAAAATACCCTACAAAGATAAGAAAAATCtg gccCATGCTGAACTTGTCAGATTAGTGAATTGTCAAACTGTTACTGCGCTTGATCACCAGTTTGTTGTAGCAATTAAATCATTGTGGGCAGATTCTGGTATTCAAAAATGCTATGATCGACGTAGAGAGTATCAGCTTACAGATTCAGCTAAATA ttaTCTGAATGATGTTGACAGATTGGCACGACCAAATTATGTTCCTACTTTACAAGATATTCTGAGGGTGAGAGTACCGACTACAGGTGTTGTagaatatacatttaatttagattctgttatatttag aatggTTGATGTTGGTGGACAAAGATCGGAAAGAAGAAAATGGATTCATTGTTTTGAAGATGTGACATCCTTGATTTTTCTAGTTGCTATAAGCGAATATGACCAAGTATTGTTTGAATCAGATTATaatgaa aatcgGATGGAAGAAAGTAAAGCATTGTTTAAAACAGTAATTGCATATCAGTGGTTTCGAAACtcatctgttattttatttctaaacaaaaaagatctgctagaagaaaaaattttatattctcacTTAGTAGATTATTTTCCAGAATATAATG gccCAAAGAAGGATGCTACTCGTGCTagagaatttatattaaaaatgtttgttgatttaaatccaGATAGTGAAAAGTCAATTTATTCACACTTTACTTGTGCTACAg aTGAAAAGAATATTAGGTGTGTTTTCGCAGCCACAAaagattttgtctttaaaaggaatttatgtGAGATTGGTATAATGTAA